A section of the Drosophila sechellia strain sech25 chromosome 3L, ASM438219v1, whole genome shotgun sequence genome encodes:
- the LOC6605674 gene encoding ecdysone 20-monooxygenase isoform X3, with product MVMAVILLLALALVLGFYCALHRHKLADIYLRPLLKNTLLEDFYHAELIQPEAPKRRKRGIWDIPGPKRIPFLGTKWIFLLFFRRYKMTKLHEVYADLNRQYGDIVLEVMPSNVPIVHLYNRDDLEKVLKYPSKYPFRPPTEIIVMYRQSRPDRYASVGIVNEQGPMWQRLRSSLTSSITSPRVLQNFLPALNAVCDDFIELLRARRDPDTLVVPNFEELANLMGLEAVCTLMLGRRMGFLAIDTKQPKKISQLAAAVKQLFISQRDSYYGLGLWKYFPTKTYRDFARAEDLIYE from the exons ATGGTAATGGCCGTGATACTGTTGCTGGCCCTGGCACTCGTACTTGGCTTCTACtgcgctctccatcggcacaAATTGGCGGATATATACCTCCGGCCGCTCCTAAAGAACACGCTCCTGGAGGACTTCTACCATGCCGAGCTGATTCAGCCGGAGGCGCCAAAGAGGCGGAAGCGCGGCATCTGGGACATACCCGGGCCAAAGAGGATTCCCTTCCTGGGCACCAAGTGGATATTCCTGCTCTTCTTTCGCCGCTACAAGATGACCAAGCTGCACGAGGTATATGCGG ATTTGAACAGACAATATGGCGACATAGTGCTGGAGGTGATGCCCTCCAATGTGCCCATAGTGCACCTGTACAATCGCGATGATCTGGAGAAGGTTCTGAAGTACCCCAGCAAATACCCATTCCGACCTCCCACCGAGATCATCGTGATGTACCGTCAATCCCGACCGGATCGCTATGCGAGTGTGGGAATTGTGAACGAGCAAGGACCAATGTGGCAGCGATTACGATCCTCCCTGACCTCCAGCATTACTTCTCCCAGGGTCCTGCAGAATTTTCTTCCAGCCTTAAATGCGGTTTGTGATGATTTTATCGAACTACTGCGAGCCAGGCGGGATCCGGATACACTGGTGGTTCCCAATTTCGAAGAGCTGGCCAATCTGATGGGTCTGGAAGCTGTGTGCACTTTAATGCTGGGCAGAAGGATGGGTTTCCTGGCTATCGATACCAAGCAGCCGAAAAAGATCAGCCAACTGGCAGCTGCTGTCAAACAGCTTTTCATCTCCCAAAGGGACTCGTACTACGGTCTGGGTCTGTGGAAATACTTCCCAACCAAAACGTACAGGGACTTTGCCCGCGCCGAGGATTTGATCTATGAGTAG
- the LOC6605674 gene encoding ecdysone 20-monooxygenase isoform X1, translating to MVMAVILLLALALVLGFYCALHRHKLADIYLRPLLKNTLLEDFYHAELIQPEAPKRRKRGIWDIPGPKRIPFLGTKWIFLLFFRRYKMTKLHEVYADLNRQYGDIVLEVMPSNVPIVHLYNRDDLEKVLKYPSKYPFRPPTEIIVMYRQSRPDRYASVGIVNEQGPMWQRLRSSLTSSITSPRVLQNFLPALNAVCDDFIELLRARRDPDTLVVPNFEELANLMGLEAVCTLMLGRRMGFLAIDTKQPKKISQLAAAVKQLFISQRDSYYGLGLWKYFPTKTYRDFARAEDLIYDVISEIIDHELEELKKSAACEDDEAAGLRSIFLNILEMKDLDIRDKKSAIIDFIAAGIETLANTLLFVLSSVTGDPGAMPRILSEFCEYRDTNILQDALTNATYTKACIQESYRLRPTAFCLARILEEDMELSGYSLNAGTVVLCQNMIACHKDSNFQGAKQFTPERWIDPATENFTVNVDNASIVVPFGVGRRSCPGKRFVEMEVVLLLAKMVLAFDVSFVKPLETEFEFLLAPKTPLSLRLSDRVF from the exons ATGGTAATGGCCGTGATACTGTTGCTGGCCCTGGCACTCGTACTTGGCTTCTACtgcgctctccatcggcacaAATTGGCGGATATATACCTCCGGCCGCTCCTAAAGAACACGCTCCTGGAGGACTTCTACCATGCCGAGCTGATTCAGCCGGAGGCGCCAAAGAGGCGGAAGCGCGGCATCTGGGACATACCCGGGCCAAAGAGGATTCCCTTCCTGGGCACCAAGTGGATATTCCTGCTCTTCTTTCGCCGCTACAAGATGACCAAGCTGCACGAGGTATATGCGG ATTTGAACAGACAATATGGCGACATAGTGCTGGAGGTGATGCCCTCCAATGTGCCCATAGTGCACCTGTACAATCGCGATGATCTGGAGAAGGTTCTGAAGTACCCCAGCAAATACCCATTCCGACCTCCCACCGAGATCATCGTGATGTACCGTCAATCCCGACCGGATCGCTATGCGAGTGTGGGAATTGTGAACGAGCAAGGACCAATGTGGCAGCGATTACGATCCTCCCTGACCTCCAGCATTACTTCTCCCAGGGTCCTGCAGAATTTTCTTCCAGCCTTAAATGCGGTTTGTGATGATTTTATCGAACTACTGCGAGCCAGGCGGGATCCGGATACACTGGTGGTTCCCAATTTCGAAGAGCTGGCCAATCTGATGGGTCTGGAAGCTGTGTGCACTTTAATGCTGGGCAGAAGGATGGGTTTCCTGGCTATCGATACCAAGCAGCCGAAAAAGATCAGCCAACTGGCAGCTGCTGTCAAACAGCTTTTCATCTCCCAAAGGGACTCGTACTACGGTCTGGGTCTGTGGAAATACTTCCCAACCAAAACGTACAGGGACTTTGCCCGCGCCGAGGATTTGATCTATGA TGTGATCTCCGAGATCATCGATCATGAGCTGGAGGAACTCAAAAAGTCGGCTGCCTGCGAGGATGACGAGGCTGCCGGATTACGAAGTATTTTTCTGAATATTCTGGAGATGAAGGATCTGGATATCAGGGACAAAAAGTCAGCGATCATAGACTTCATTGCCGCTGGCATAGAAACG ttAGCCAACACTTTGTTGTTTGTGCTGAGTTCTGTTACTGGAGATCCTGGTGCTATGCCCCGAATCTTAAGTGAATTCTGCGAGTACCGGGACACGAATATCCTGCAGGATGCACTAACGAATGCCACGTACACAAAGGCCTGTATACAGGAGTCCTACAGATTGAGGCCCACAGCCTTTTGCCTGGCCAGAATTCTGGAGGAGGACATGGAGCTCTCGGGCTACTCGCTTAATGCAGGG ACTGTGGTGCTCTGTCAGAATATGATAGCCTGCCACAAAGACAGCAACTTCCAAGGAGCCAAGCAGTTTACCCCAGAACGTTGGATTGATCCTGCCACGGAGAATTTCACGGTAAACGTGGATAATGCCAGTATTGTGGTGCCCTTCGGAGTGGGTCGAAGATCGTGTCCAGGAAAGCGTTTCGTGGAAATGgaggtggtgctgctgctagCTAAG ATGGTCCTAGCCTTTGATGTGAGTTTTGTGAAGCCCCTGGAAACGGAGTTCGAGTTCCTGCTGGCACCCAAAACTCCACTCAGTCTTAGACTCAGCGATCGGGTTTTCTGA
- the LOC6605674 gene encoding ecdysone 20-monooxygenase isoform X2, whose amino-acid sequence MPSNVPIVHLYNRDDLEKVLKYPSKYPFRPPTEIIVMYRQSRPDRYASVGIVNEQGPMWQRLRSSLTSSITSPRVLQNFLPALNAVCDDFIELLRARRDPDTLVVPNFEELANLMGLEAVCTLMLGRRMGFLAIDTKQPKKISQLAAAVKQLFISQRDSYYGLGLWKYFPTKTYRDFARAEDLIYDVISEIIDHELEELKKSAACEDDEAAGLRSIFLNILEMKDLDIRDKKSAIIDFIAAGIETLANTLLFVLSSVTGDPGAMPRILSEFCEYRDTNILQDALTNATYTKACIQESYRLRPTAFCLARILEEDMELSGYSLNAGTVVLCQNMIACHKDSNFQGAKQFTPERWIDPATENFTVNVDNASIVVPFGVGRRSCPGKRFVEMEVVLLLAKMVLAFDVSFVKPLETEFEFLLAPKTPLSLRLSDRVF is encoded by the exons ATGCCCTCCAATGTGCCCATAGTGCACCTGTACAATCGCGATGATCTGGAGAAGGTTCTGAAGTACCCCAGCAAATACCCATTCCGACCTCCCACCGAGATCATCGTGATGTACCGTCAATCCCGACCGGATCGCTATGCGAGTGTGGGAATTGTGAACGAGCAAGGACCAATGTGGCAGCGATTACGATCCTCCCTGACCTCCAGCATTACTTCTCCCAGGGTCCTGCAGAATTTTCTTCCAGCCTTAAATGCGGTTTGTGATGATTTTATCGAACTACTGCGAGCCAGGCGGGATCCGGATACACTGGTGGTTCCCAATTTCGAAGAGCTGGCCAATCTGATGGGTCTGGAAGCTGTGTGCACTTTAATGCTGGGCAGAAGGATGGGTTTCCTGGCTATCGATACCAAGCAGCCGAAAAAGATCAGCCAACTGGCAGCTGCTGTCAAACAGCTTTTCATCTCCCAAAGGGACTCGTACTACGGTCTGGGTCTGTGGAAATACTTCCCAACCAAAACGTACAGGGACTTTGCCCGCGCCGAGGATTTGATCTATGA TGTGATCTCCGAGATCATCGATCATGAGCTGGAGGAACTCAAAAAGTCGGCTGCCTGCGAGGATGACGAGGCTGCCGGATTACGAAGTATTTTTCTGAATATTCTGGAGATGAAGGATCTGGATATCAGGGACAAAAAGTCAGCGATCATAGACTTCATTGCCGCTGGCATAGAAACG ttAGCCAACACTTTGTTGTTTGTGCTGAGTTCTGTTACTGGAGATCCTGGTGCTATGCCCCGAATCTTAAGTGAATTCTGCGAGTACCGGGACACGAATATCCTGCAGGATGCACTAACGAATGCCACGTACACAAAGGCCTGTATACAGGAGTCCTACAGATTGAGGCCCACAGCCTTTTGCCTGGCCAGAATTCTGGAGGAGGACATGGAGCTCTCGGGCTACTCGCTTAATGCAGGG ACTGTGGTGCTCTGTCAGAATATGATAGCCTGCCACAAAGACAGCAACTTCCAAGGAGCCAAGCAGTTTACCCCAGAACGTTGGATTGATCCTGCCACGGAGAATTTCACGGTAAACGTGGATAATGCCAGTATTGTGGTGCCCTTCGGAGTGGGTCGAAGATCGTGTCCAGGAAAGCGTTTCGTGGAAATGgaggtggtgctgctgctagCTAAG ATGGTCCTAGCCTTTGATGTGAGTTTTGTGAAGCCCCTGGAAACGGAGTTCGAGTTCCTGCTGGCACCCAAAACTCCACTCAGTCTTAGACTCAGCGATCGGGTTTTCTGA
- the LOC6605675 gene encoding uncharacterized protein LOC6605675 isoform X1, whose amino-acid sequence MSYLRSIEISRVEMSPSDDNSFATTHGNKKATYTVICIKIVELCLLICCLGLIDEPATNSHLRVFITPRVASLCYVTFGALTIYTAIYLIMALFGDLTPWRTATLWNLVGFVLFVAVTALLFRDWSTTKDRNYWHPNMHRLDLVMASASIALVTSLVFLLDILITLRFGVHGDLE is encoded by the exons ATGAGCTACTTGCGATCGATAG AAATCTCACGCGTCGAAATGTCGCCGTCTGACGATAATTCCTTTGCCACAACTCATGGAAACAAAAAGGCCACCTACACGGTGATATGCATCAAGATTGTGGAACTG TGCCTGCTTATATGCTGTTTGGGTCTAATCGACGAGCCGGCCACCAATTCTCATCTGCGGGTGTTCATCACTCCCCGAGTAGCTTCCCTTTGCTATGTGACCTTTGGAGCATTGACCATCTACACGGCGATCTATCTGATAATGGCGCTCTTCGGTGATTT GACTCCATGGCGTACGGCTACCTTGTGGAATCTAGTGGGCTTTGTGCTGTTCGTGGCCGTAACCGCTCTGCTCTTCCGGGATTGGTCCACCACCAAGGATCGAAACTACTGGCACCCGAATATGCATCGTTTGGATCTCGTGATGGCTTCCGCCTCGATTGCCTTGGTTACCTCGCTGGTCTTTTTGCTGGACATACTCATCACCCTGCGTTTTGGTGTCCACGGCGATCTGGAATGA
- the LOC6605675 gene encoding uncharacterized protein LOC6605675 isoform X2 — protein MSPSDDNSFATTHGNKKATYTVICIKIVELCLLICCLGLIDEPATNSHLRVFITPRVASLCYVTFGALTIYTAIYLIMALFGDLTPWRTATLWNLVGFVLFVAVTALLFRDWSTTKDRNYWHPNMHRLDLVMASASIALVTSLVFLLDILITLRFGVHGDLE, from the exons ATGTCGCCGTCTGACGATAATTCCTTTGCCACAACTCATGGAAACAAAAAGGCCACCTACACGGTGATATGCATCAAGATTGTGGAACTG TGCCTGCTTATATGCTGTTTGGGTCTAATCGACGAGCCGGCCACCAATTCTCATCTGCGGGTGTTCATCACTCCCCGAGTAGCTTCCCTTTGCTATGTGACCTTTGGAGCATTGACCATCTACACGGCGATCTATCTGATAATGGCGCTCTTCGGTGATTT GACTCCATGGCGTACGGCTACCTTGTGGAATCTAGTGGGCTTTGTGCTGTTCGTGGCCGTAACCGCTCTGCTCTTCCGGGATTGGTCCACCACCAAGGATCGAAACTACTGGCACCCGAATATGCATCGTTTGGATCTCGTGATGGCTTCCGCCTCGATTGCCTTGGTTACCTCGCTGGTCTTTTTGCTGGACATACTCATCACCCTGCGTTTTGGTGTCCACGGCGATCTGGAATGA